A genomic window from Winogradskyella sp. J14-2 includes:
- a CDS encoding NUDIX domain-containing protein has translation MTKKRIKNINRTILSDKFFTLSQVKFNYQLKDGNWVENKWEVLERGNAVAALLYNTEKQTVILVKQFRLPAYMNGVEGGFLLEVPAGMLEDDDSSAAEAIRRELLEETGYNIPKLTEIYSAFATPGCSTERFSCFVGEYSDKMKTNDGGGLDTENEDIEILEIPFTKAIAMMVNGDIIDAKTIMLLQHVQIKKLLQ, from the coding sequence ATGACTAAAAAACGCATCAAAAACATCAACCGAACCATTCTTTCAGATAAGTTTTTTACCTTATCTCAGGTAAAATTCAATTATCAGTTAAAAGACGGAAATTGGGTTGAAAACAAATGGGAAGTTTTAGAACGTGGTAATGCAGTAGCAGCCTTGCTGTACAATACGGAAAAGCAAACCGTTATTTTGGTTAAGCAATTTCGTTTACCAGCTTATATGAATGGTGTAGAAGGTGGTTTTTTATTAGAAGTACCAGCAGGAATGTTAGAAGATGATGATTCTTCCGCAGCAGAAGCCATAAGAAGAGAGTTGCTTGAAGAAACAGGGTATAACATCCCAAAACTAACAGAGATTTATAGTGCGTTTGCCACACCAGGATGTAGTACAGAACGATTTTCGTGTTTTGTTGGTGAATATAGTGATAAAATGAAAACCAATGACGGAGGAGGTTTAGATACCGAAAATGAAGACATAGAAATTTTAGAAATACCATTTACAAAAGCCATTGCGATGATGGTAAATGGAGATATAATCGATGCAAAAACGATTATGTTATTGCAACATGTGCAGATAAAAAAACTATTACAATAA